ATAATCACATAAGATATAATATATGTATGACCCTAATTACATCTGCATCAAATCTTGGAAAATCTTCATGACAGGAGCAGGCAAACCAAGAAGCACATTGATGTTCCTCCTCTCTTGTCCATGAGAGAGGAACAGAATCACTTCCTTCTCTGGCAGTGACACTGGCCCTGACAGAACAGGGTCACCCCATCCAAAATCAGTGGTGTGAAAGGAAAGCCTAGACCAAGTTGTGATGAGAAGGGTGCAAGCAAGAGAAGGCCTTGCTCTTGTCACCTCAAAGTAATCAATAGCTGATCTCATGTAACTGTCTGTGACCATCTTGATTGCATCTTGGATGAGCCTCACACCAAATGAGAAGGGCTTTTCTGTTAGCTCACCAGCTTGGCACACAGAATTTGTTAGCACAATTCCATTCCCAAAGTACCCTTTTGGGAGAGGGGGATTGAACTTGGCCCTCCCATCAACAGCAAAAAGAAGCTTTGTTTGTTGGTCTGGCAGCAACTTAAGTGCCTTGGTTCTTGCTATCCACACAAATGCTGAGAGGACTTCAAATGTTGTGCATTTCTCTAGTGCTCCATCTTCCATGGCCTTCATCTTCAGCTGCTTTAGCCTCTCAGGTTCAAAGCAGAAGGATCTGTAGACCATCTCATCTTCTACATATAAGCTGTTAGTGCTGGACTTGTCTTCAATGTCAGCAAATTCTTGGTGCAGGTGCTCTATCTTTGGAGGGTTTCTTGCCTTGAGCATGCTTCTGTCTAGCACTGGAGGGATTGAGAGTGGCAAGTCTCTGGCTGCTTCTCCCCAAGAGTTCACAAATTCCATTGCACCAATTCCATCAAACATGCAGTGGTTCATGCACAGCCCAAGTGCAAAGCCTCCACATTTGAACTTGGTCACCTGGAATATATATAGAGTTGACACTTTCAAAACTGCAATGATCAATTCAAAGTGAGGGGCCATCTCTTCAATCATTTTCAGTCTTGTAGGTAAGAAGGAATTCATTGTTTATCATAAGTATAGGGAAAAAGGATAAGTGATTAAGAGATGATGTGATGGTAGAGTACTGATACAGaaatagattattattattaatattgtcATACATTTAGCTTCTCTTACATCTTAATTTCACCCCaaaaattaagtgaaaaatTTTCCCTCAGATATAGTAAGTCAAGTACTTGCAAAATGGATAAACTGGCTATTAGCATGAAAAGATAAAGTTGTACTCTTTTGATAAACATTCACAAACCAAAACCAATTTTTAGTCAGGGATACTAGCACCCCCttcgtttcttttcttttcttttctatttttaattaatatcaccGCTTCAGTTTACCTCAACAAAAATGTTTTGCTGCTAACCTTATAAGTGGCATTCAAAATAGCTGCTAGatgacatatttttaatttataaaaattcctACAAAGAGGTTGATAAATGCTAGATAACATATCTCTAGTCTCTAGTCACTACACTTGTGAACTGAAGTATTTGCTTTTTAAACACCTCAGGGTTATGTATCACAAAACAAACTCCTCAGCGAATTTAAAAAACAAGATACAAGAAAAAGTCATAAAACTTACCTGAGCAACCAAAGGAGGCATCTGAAGAATGTGTTT
The Glycine max cultivar Williams 82 chromosome 16, Glycine_max_v4.0, whole genome shotgun sequence genome window above contains:
- the LOC100792433 gene encoding omega-hydroxypalmitate O-feruloyl transferase, coding for MEMANGNGFQLSVKKLSEPTLVPPAEETKKGLYFLSNLDQNIAVIVRTVYCFKTDERGNEKAGEVMKNALRKVLVHYYPLAGRLTISSEGKLIVDCTGEGALFVEAEANCSMEEIGDITKPDPGTLGMLVYDIPEAKHILQMPPLVAQVTKFKCGGFALGLCMNHCMFDGIGAMEFVNSWGEAARDLPLSIPPVLDRSMLKARNPPKIEHLHQEFADIEDKSSTNSLYVEDEMVYRSFCFEPERLKQLKMKAMEDGALEKCTTFEVLSAFVWIARTKALKLLPDQQTKLLFAVDGRAKFNPPLPKGYFGNGIVLTNSVCQAGELTEKPFSFGVRLIQDAIKMVTDSYMRSAIDYFEVTRARPSLACTLLITTWSRLSFHTTDFGWGDPVLSGPVSLPEKEVILFLSHGQERRNINVLLGLPAPVMKIFQDLMQM